One window from the genome of Luteithermobacter gelatinilyticus encodes:
- the cas9 gene encoding type II CRISPR RNA-guided endonuclease Cas9 (Cas9, originally named Csn1, is the large, multifunctional signature protein of type II CRISPR/Cas systems. It is well known even to general audiences because its RNA-guided endonuclease activity has made it a popular tool for custom editing of eukaryotic genomes.), which translates to MTYKPTRLGLDIGTTSIGWCLYELNENNRPVGILRAGVRIFSDGRRPNKGKASLAVDRRLARSARRRRDRYLRRRQKVMRALTEAGLFPPDWRSRRDLEQLDPYALRARGLDEELHPHHLGRALFHLNQRRGFQSNRKTDSKDSDSGLINQGVKSLKQQLGDPDAPSPEEKPRTLGEWLYQRHKKQQSVRVRRTTHVIDGKEKELYDFYPSRAMYEAEFDALWRAQKKYHPALLTDENYARLKDVIFFQRYLKPVQPGRCVFNSWEERVARAMPLAQEFRIYQELNNLKYTVGHDPTQHELTLEQRDLLAYALKTKAKMTFTQIRKALKLTPDCEFNLEQDNRKYLKGDETAEILRKKDRFGDKWAALPFDRQSEIVDKLLTEQNEAVMIDWLVRDCGLDAEQAEKTSRAFLPDGHASLGPTAMRDIVEVMKKQVITYAQAARSLGYDHSSFDAHEIKPELEYYGKLMERHVGFGSGNPDDPDEVRYGRVPNPTVHIGLNQLRHLVNKICKKYGPPRQIIVELARELKLNKKQKDKINKEQKFNRERNERYEDLLSKEGFPNTGENRLRLKLWEELNRNDPFNRCCTYSGKRINIKNLFSDQVEIEHILPFSRTLDNSIANKTLSFRDANRNKGNQSPHEAFGHRPDWPDILERAAALPHNKRWRFGPDAMERFENEERDFLDRALTDTQYLSRLTREYLTHVCDQVWVIPGRLTALLRGKWGLNDLLSDHNLKDRTDHRHHAIDAAVVGVTDRSMLNSISRQAGQAEIEDLERLVVDMPVPWPTFRDDLKAALDQVIVSHRPDHNVKGALHNDTAYGLASDPDPKGVREVVHRVPLMSLKSLGKIETIRDRVIREQLLTRLYGLSDKEFSAELARYSKDTGCRRVRVVEKLRVIPIKNKNGIPYKGYKGDSNACYDIYELPNGKWKAEVISTFDANQGNFISPLKRQHPTARKIMRLFKKDMVLLKEKNGWKVMQVIKFSKGALIMAEHHESNVDQRHRNKDDPFKMTEMGAETLQKYGIRKAWLDELGLVGYPKDGA; encoded by the coding sequence ATGACATATAAACCAACGCGCCTGGGATTGGACATCGGCACCACCTCTATCGGTTGGTGTCTTTATGAACTGAATGAGAATAACAGACCCGTCGGCATTCTCCGGGCGGGGGTGCGGATCTTTTCCGACGGCCGCCGACCCAACAAGGGCAAAGCCTCCCTGGCCGTGGACCGCCGCCTCGCCCGGTCAGCCCGACGCCGCCGGGACCGATATCTGCGCCGCCGCCAGAAAGTCATGCGGGCCCTGACCGAAGCCGGGCTGTTTCCCCCGGACTGGCGTAGCCGCCGCGACCTAGAACAGCTCGACCCTTACGCCTTGCGCGCCCGGGGGCTGGACGAAGAGCTTCATCCCCATCATCTGGGCCGGGCGCTGTTTCATCTCAACCAGCGGCGCGGCTTTCAAAGCAATCGCAAAACAGACAGCAAGGACAGTGACAGCGGCCTCATCAATCAGGGCGTAAAAAGCCTTAAACAACAGCTTGGTGATCCGGATGCCCCCTCCCCCGAGGAAAAGCCGCGCACCCTGGGCGAATGGCTCTATCAGCGCCATAAAAAGCAGCAATCCGTGCGGGTGCGCCGGACCACGCATGTCATCGACGGCAAGGAAAAGGAACTCTATGACTTTTACCCGTCCCGCGCCATGTATGAGGCCGAGTTCGACGCCTTATGGCGGGCGCAGAAAAAATATCATCCCGCCCTGCTGACGGATGAAAATTACGCCCGACTCAAGGACGTGATCTTTTTCCAGCGCTATCTAAAGCCCGTCCAGCCCGGCCGCTGCGTCTTCAACAGTTGGGAGGAAAGAGTCGCCCGGGCCATGCCGCTGGCGCAAGAATTCCGAATCTATCAGGAACTGAACAATTTGAAATATACCGTCGGCCATGACCCGACGCAGCATGAACTGACCTTGGAGCAACGGGATCTTTTGGCTTATGCGTTGAAGACAAAAGCCAAAATGACCTTCACCCAGATCAGAAAAGCGTTGAAGCTGACGCCGGACTGTGAATTTAATCTGGAACAAGACAACCGTAAATACCTGAAAGGCGATGAAACCGCCGAGATATTGCGTAAAAAAGACCGTTTTGGCGACAAGTGGGCCGCCCTCCCCTTTGATCGCCAAAGCGAGATTGTCGACAAGCTGCTGACGGAACAGAATGAAGCCGTCATGATCGACTGGCTGGTTCGGGACTGCGGCCTTGACGCGGAACAGGCGGAAAAGACAAGCCGGGCATTCCTGCCGGACGGTCACGCCAGCCTCGGCCCCACCGCCATGCGGGATATTGTCGAGGTGATGAAAAAACAAGTCATTACCTATGCCCAAGCCGCCCGTTCCTTGGGATATGACCATTCTTCCTTTGACGCCCATGAAATCAAACCTGAACTGGAGTATTACGGCAAACTGATGGAACGCCACGTTGGGTTCGGCAGCGGCAACCCGGATGATCCGGATGAGGTCCGGTATGGCCGAGTGCCCAATCCGACCGTCCATATCGGCCTGAATCAGTTGCGCCATCTGGTCAACAAAATTTGCAAGAAATACGGCCCACCCCGGCAAATTATTGTGGAACTGGCGCGGGAATTAAAACTCAATAAAAAACAGAAAGATAAAATTAATAAAGAACAGAAGTTCAACCGGGAGCGCAATGAACGATATGAAGACCTGTTGTCAAAGGAGGGCTTCCCCAACACCGGCGAAAACCGCCTGCGCTTGAAACTATGGGAAGAACTGAACCGGAACGACCCTTTTAACCGCTGCTGCACCTACAGCGGTAAAAGGATCAACATAAAAAATCTGTTCTCGGATCAGGTGGAAATTGAACATATCCTGCCCTTCTCCCGCACCCTGGATAACAGCATCGCGAATAAAACTCTGTCCTTCAGAGACGCCAACCGGAACAAGGGCAATCAAAGTCCCCATGAGGCCTTTGGGCATCGCCCGGACTGGCCGGACATTCTGGAGCGGGCAGCCGCCCTGCCCCATAACAAACGCTGGCGCTTCGGGCCTGATGCCATGGAGCGGTTTGAGAATGAAGAGCGCGATTTTCTGGATCGGGCCTTGACCGATACACAATACCTGTCCCGCCTGACCCGGGAATATCTAACCCATGTCTGTGATCAGGTCTGGGTGATCCCGGGTCGCTTGACCGCCCTGCTCCGCGGCAAGTGGGGGTTGAACGATCTGCTGAGCGATCATAATTTGAAGGACCGCACCGATCATCGCCATCACGCCATAGACGCTGCCGTAGTCGGGGTGACGGACCGCAGCATGCTGAACAGCATCTCTCGCCAGGCCGGACAGGCGGAAATAGAGGATCTTGAACGACTGGTAGTGGACATGCCAGTTCCCTGGCCCACCTTTCGGGATGACCTGAAGGCGGCGCTTGACCAAGTCATCGTCTCCCACCGCCCCGATCACAATGTGAAGGGGGCGCTGCATAATGATACGGCTTACGGCCTGGCCAGCGATCCTGATCCCAAAGGCGTGCGGGAAGTGGTGCATCGGGTACCGCTAATGTCGCTTAAGTCGTTAGGAAAAATTGAAACCATCCGCGATCGTGTCATCCGTGAACAACTCCTCACCCGCCTTTACGGGCTTTCGGACAAGGAATTTTCCGCAGAGCTGGCCAGGTATTCAAAAGACACCGGCTGTCGCAGGGTCCGGGTTGTGGAAAAACTTCGCGTCATACCCATCAAGAACAAAAACGGCATTCCCTATAAAGGTTATAAGGGCGATTCCAATGCCTGTTACGACATCTATGAATTGCCCAACGGCAAATGGAAAGCTGAGGTTATTTCCACTTTTGACGCCAACCAGGGCAATTTTATTTCCCCCCTGAAACGGCAGCATCCCACCGCCCGGAAAATCATGCGTCTGTTTAAAAAAGATATGGTTCTGTTAAAGGAGAAAAATGGCTGGAAAGTGATGCAGGTGATTAAGTTCTCAAAAGGTGCCCTGATCATGGCCGAACATCACGAAAGCAATGTGGATCAACGGCATCGCAATAAAGATGACCCCTTTAAAATGACAGAAATGGGGGCTGAAACGTTGCAAAAATATGGGATTCGCAAGGCCTGGCTCGATGAGCTAGGGCTGGTTGGATATCCGAAAGACGGCGCGTGA